The following are from one region of the Fusarium verticillioides 7600 chromosome 1, whole genome shotgun sequence genome:
- a CDS encoding pre-mRNA-splicing factor prp46: METPEVPQDALRLNALAAQNANVSRTVYAHASERSTTKRQKLDASEDPIIKRRFHNEYSDVETLPPSITAKLPTKQPGKKTSKAGVPARPAMKLLEGAPSSDKASAPAARDESTPQNMSLTSRGVQGIQQQKPEWHAPWKLMRVISGHLGWVRSLAVEPGNKWFASGAGDRTIKIWDLATGSLRLTLTGHISTVRGLAVSARHPYLFSCGEDKMVKCWDLETNKVIRHYHGHLSGVYTLALHPTLDVLVTGGRDGVARVWDMRTRSNIHVLSGHTQTVSDLVCQEADPQVITGSLDSTVRLWDLAAGKTMGVLTHHKKGVRALATHPSEFTFASGSTGSVKQWKCPEGAFMQNFEGHNAIINTMSVNEQNVFFTGGDNGSMSFWDWKTGHRFQSLDTTAQPGSLDAEAGIMSSTFDRSGLRLICGEADKTIKIWKQDETATEESHPLEWKPTLARRKF; the protein is encoded by the exons ATGGAGACACCAgaagttcctcaagatgctctTCGACTCAATGCTCTTGCCGCCCAAAATGCGAACGTCTCGAGAACAGTCTACGCTCATGCATCCGAGCGATCGACTACAAAGCGCCAGAAGCTAGACGCGTCCGAGGaccccatcatcaagagaCGGTTCCACAACGAATACTCAGATGTCGAGACTTTACCGCCATCAATTACTGCGAAGCTTCCAACGAAACAGCCTGGGAAGAAAACGTCTAAGGCTGGCGTGCCTGCTCGCCCAGCAATGAAACTCCTCGAGGGTGCGCCTAGTTCGGACAAGGCATCTGCTCCTGCTGCCAGGGACGAAAGCACACCACAGAACATGAGCCTTACGTCAAGAGGAGTGCAAGGCATTCAGCAGCAGAAACCAGAATGGCACGCGCCATGGAAGTTAATGAGGGTCATCTCTGGTCATCTCGGCTGGGTGCGCAGTCTGGCTGTTGAACCTGGCAACAAATGGTTTGCAAGCGGCGCAGGAGATCGAACTATCAAGATTTGGGACTTGGCCACGGGCTCGCTGAGGCTGACTCTTACTGGACATATCAGTACTGTGCGCGGTCTCGCAGTGTCCGCTCGTCATCCTTACCTCTTCTCTTGTGGCGAAGACAAGATGGTCAAGTGCTGGGATCTCGAGACTAACAAAGTCATTCGTCACTACCACGGACATCTCAGCGGTGTCTATACTCTTGCCCTACATCCAACACTCGATGTTCTGGTCACTGGCGGTCGCGATGGTGTTGCGCGTGTCTGGGATATGCGGACCAGGAGTAACATTCACGTCCTGTCTGGCCACACCCAGACGGTTTCCGATCTTGTTTGTCAAGAGGCTGACCCTCAAGTTATCACCGGATCTTTGGATTCGACAGTCCGACTCTGGGATCTCGCAGCTGGCAAGACCATGGGTGTGCTAACTCATCACAAGAAAGGTGTCCGTGCTCTAGCAACACATCCATCAGAGTTCACATTTGCTAGCGGCAGCACAGGGAGCGTCAAGCAATGGAAGTGCCCTGAAGGTGCTTTTATGCAGAACTTCGAGGGCCATAATGCTATTATTAACACGATGAGTGTAAACGAGCAAAATGTCTTCTTTACAGGAG GCGATAATGGCTCCATGAGCTTTTGGGATTGGAAGACTGGCCATCGATTTCAATCTCTTGATACCACAGCTCAACCTGGTtctcttgatgctgaggcaGGTATCATGAGCTCAACGTTCGATCGCTCTGGCCTACGTCTGATCTGTGGTGAAGCTGATAAAACAA TCAAAATCTGGAAGCAAGACGAAACAGCAACAGAAGAATCACACCCCCTCGAATGGAAGCCCACACTGGCCCGACGAAAGTTTTAA
- a CDS encoding origin recognition complex subunit 1, which translates to MAPINSEEHTKRQLSKVTQDLSDDELADGEPSWQWIYNSTTTTERGDGTQNDRKRRKVTGDRIVGARIGQFECKIGDTVMLKADGSNEAWIALICEFVEDDGEGEKAANFMWFSSEKEIRSRDKKRSDYYPNELYISPSWDINPLASINGKAKIMSQDGFLARYPQGKVLRNDPDFGKVFVCRRGCNTRTATYTDEFIWEEIYGGENDLFALMDRVKTGTKVTRRRRKARSPSPSDDTYHPAQIPQTPTKTGRGSVAATPTSRRSQATPGSRVKRSASKRLEFTPLATRKLSPSQVESSPFQIARSRLHVSSVPTSLPCREVEFSLVYSHLEAAISDGTGNCIYISGTPGTGKTATVREVVSRLEEAVGSDELDDFIFVEINGMKITDPHQSYTLLWEALKGERASPAQALDHLEREFSNPSPRRIPCVVLMDELDQLVTKNQAVMYNFFNWPTLRHSRLIVLAVANTMDLPERTLSNKISSRLGLTRITFPGYNHEQLMKIIQSRLEGVPGNIVDPDAIQFASRKVAAVSGDARRALDICRRAVELAEADAPSDPATPSKRDSQTQPKGSGRVTIATIKKAINEATTNPIQQHLRSLPLMSKLVMAALLLRIRRTGLAETTFGDTLDEIHRACLRAPAALPGVAAVLNNGLKGTQIGSQRPMTRPGHIHTAALELVAAGLINLEAQRAERSM; encoded by the exons ATGGCCCCCATTAATTCAGAAGAACATACAAAGCGCCAACTGTCTAAAGTTACCCAAGATCTGTCTGACGATGAGCTTGCGGATGGAGAACCATCATGGCAATGGATCTACAACTCTACCACAACGACCGAACGAGGTGACGGAACACAGAACGATAGAAAACGAAGAAAGGTGACAGGCGACAGGATTGTCGGGGCAAGGATTGGCCAATTTGAATGCAAAATTGGAGACACTGTCATGCTCAAAGCTGATGGCTCTAATGAGGCCTGGATCGCCCTAATCTGCGAAtttgttgaagacgatggcgaggGAGAGAAAGCAGCAAACTTTATGTGGTTTTCGAGTGAAAAGGAGATCCGAAGTAGGGACAAGAAACGATCCGATTACTACCCA AATGAACTCTAtatctctccatcatggGATATCAACCCCCTGGCATCGATCAACGGCAAAGCTAAGATCATGTCTCAAGATGGTTTCCTTGCAAGATACCCCCAGGGTAAGGTTCTTCGAAATGATCCAGACTTTGGTAAGGTCTTTGTCTGTCGACGAGGCTGCAATACACGCACTGCCACATACACAGACGAGTTTATATGGGAGGAAATATATGGGGGTGAGAATGATTTGTTCGCCTTGATGGATAGGGTCAAGACTGGTACAAAAGTCACACGACGTCGTCGAAAGGCTCGGAGTCCATCACCCTCTGATGATACTTACCATCCTGCTCAAATCCCGCAGACACCAACCAAAACAGGACGGGGCTCGGTAGCTGCTACGCCAACTTCACGAAGGAGCCAAGCCACACCAGGCTCTCGTGTCAAAAG GAGTGCAAGCAAGAGACTTGAGTTTACGCCTTTGGCCACGCGCAAACTGTCGCCCAGTCAAGTTGAATCTTCGCCTTTCCAGATAGCACGATCTCGCCTGCATGTCTCGTCGGTCCCAACCAGTCTTCCTTGTCGGGAAGTAGAATTTTCTTTGGTTTATTCTCATCTTGAAGCAGCTATTTCCGATGGCACAGGTAACTGTATTTATATTTCTGGAACACCTGGAACAGGGAAAACAGCGACGGTCCGCGAGGTCGTCTCCAGGCTCGAAGAAGCTGTAGGCTCTGATGAGCTGGACGATTTCATATTCGTGGAGATCAATGGTATGAAGATCACGGACCCTCACCAATCCTATACTCTTCTCTGGGAAGCCCTTAAAGGGGAGAGAGCCAGTCCAGCGCAGGCTCTTGATCATCTGGAACGAGAGTTCAGCAACCCTAGCCCTCGCCGAATTCCCTGCGTTGTACTCATGGATGAGCTTGACCAACTAGTCACAAAGAATCAGGCCGTCATGtacaacttcttcaactggccCACTTTGCGACATAGCCGTCTTATTGTACTTGCAGTTGCAAACACCATGGACCTTCCTGAAAGAACCCTCAGCAATAAGATCAGCAGTCGACTAG GTCTAACACGTATCACATTCCCTGGTTACAATCACGAACAACTGATGAAGATCATTCAGTCACGACTAGAAGGAGTTCCTGGAAATATCGTAGATCCGGACGCTATACAGTTCGCTAGCCGAAAGGTAGCCGCAGTCAGTGGTGACGCCCGGAGGGCCCTTGACATATGCCGCCGAGCTGTAGAGCTCGCCGAGGCTGATGCTCCTAGTGATCCCGCAACTCCAAGCAAGCGAGACAGTCAAACGCAGCCCAAAGGTTCAGGTCGTGTTACGATTGCGACaatcaagaaggccatcaaCGAGGCAACCACTAATCCCATCCAACAACACCTTCGAAGCCTGCCTTTGATGTCCAAGCTTGTCATGGCAGCCCTTTTGCTGCGAATTCGAAGAACAGGTCTTGCCGAGACAACCTTTGGGGATACCCTCGATGAGATACACCGTGCCTGCCTTCGAGCTCCAGCAGCGCTTCCAGGGGTAGCAGCAGTTCTCAATAATGGCCTGAAAGGAACGCAGATAGGAAGTCAGCGCCCAATGACCAGACCCGGTCACATTCACACAGCGGCGCTCGAATTAGTAGCAGCCGGCCTGATTAACCTTGAAGCTCAGCGCGCAGAGAGATCCA TGTAG
- a CDS encoding origin recognition complex subunit 1 translates to MAPINSEEHTKRQLSKVTQDLSDDELADGEPSWQWIYNSTTTTERGDGTQNDRKRRKVTGDRIVGARIGQFECKIGDTVMLKADGSNEAWIALICEFVEDDGEGEKAANFMWFSSEKEIRSRDKKRSDYYPNELYISPSWDINPLASINGKAKIMSQDGFLARYPQGKVLRNDPDFGKVFVCRRGCNTRTATYTDEFIWEEIYGGENDLFALMDRVKTGTKVTRRRRKARSPSPSDDTYHPAQIPQTPTKTGRGSVAATPTSRRSQATPGSRVKRSASKRLEFTPLATRKLSPSQVESSPFQIARSRLHVSSVPTSLPCREVEFSLVYSHLEAAISDGTGNCIYISGTPGTGKTATVREVVSRLEEAVGSDELDDFIFVEINGMKITDPHQSYTLLWEALKGERASPAQALDHLEREFSNPSPRRIPCVVLMDELDQLVTKNQAVMYNFFNWPTLRHSRLIVLAVANTMDLPERTLSNKISSRLGLTRITFPGYNHEQLMKIIQSRLEGVPGNIVDPDAIQFASRKVAAVSGDARRALDICRRAVELAEADAPSDPATPSKRDSQTQPKGSGRVTIATIKKAINEATTNPIQQHLRSLPLMSKLVMAALLLRIRRTGLAETTFGDTLDEIHRACLRAPAALPGVAAVLNNGLKGTQIGSQRPMTRPGHIHTAALELVAAGLINLEAQRAERSSKLRLSIADDEVKMALRDDGDLKALGIGV, encoded by the exons ATGGCCCCCATTAATTCAGAAGAACATACAAAGCGCCAACTGTCTAAAGTTACCCAAGATCTGTCTGACGATGAGCTTGCGGATGGAGAACCATCATGGCAATGGATCTACAACTCTACCACAACGACCGAACGAGGTGACGGAACACAGAACGATAGAAAACGAAGAAAGGTGACAGGCGACAGGATTGTCGGGGCAAGGATTGGCCAATTTGAATGCAAAATTGGAGACACTGTCATGCTCAAAGCTGATGGCTCTAATGAGGCCTGGATCGCCCTAATCTGCGAAtttgttgaagacgatggcgaggGAGAGAAAGCAGCAAACTTTATGTGGTTTTCGAGTGAAAAGGAGATCCGAAGTAGGGACAAGAAACGATCCGATTACTACCCA AATGAACTCTAtatctctccatcatggGATATCAACCCCCTGGCATCGATCAACGGCAAAGCTAAGATCATGTCTCAAGATGGTTTCCTTGCAAGATACCCCCAGGGTAAGGTTCTTCGAAATGATCCAGACTTTGGTAAGGTCTTTGTCTGTCGACGAGGCTGCAATACACGCACTGCCACATACACAGACGAGTTTATATGGGAGGAAATATATGGGGGTGAGAATGATTTGTTCGCCTTGATGGATAGGGTCAAGACTGGTACAAAAGTCACACGACGTCGTCGAAAGGCTCGGAGTCCATCACCCTCTGATGATACTTACCATCCTGCTCAAATCCCGCAGACACCAACCAAAACAGGACGGGGCTCGGTAGCTGCTACGCCAACTTCACGAAGGAGCCAAGCCACACCAGGCTCTCGTGTCAAAAG GAGTGCAAGCAAGAGACTTGAGTTTACGCCTTTGGCCACGCGCAAACTGTCGCCCAGTCAAGTTGAATCTTCGCCTTTCCAGATAGCACGATCTCGCCTGCATGTCTCGTCGGTCCCAACCAGTCTTCCTTGTCGGGAAGTAGAATTTTCTTTGGTTTATTCTCATCTTGAAGCAGCTATTTCCGATGGCACAGGTAACTGTATTTATATTTCTGGAACACCTGGAACAGGGAAAACAGCGACGGTCCGCGAGGTCGTCTCCAGGCTCGAAGAAGCTGTAGGCTCTGATGAGCTGGACGATTTCATATTCGTGGAGATCAATGGTATGAAGATCACGGACCCTCACCAATCCTATACTCTTCTCTGGGAAGCCCTTAAAGGGGAGAGAGCCAGTCCAGCGCAGGCTCTTGATCATCTGGAACGAGAGTTCAGCAACCCTAGCCCTCGCCGAATTCCCTGCGTTGTACTCATGGATGAGCTTGACCAACTAGTCACAAAGAATCAGGCCGTCATGtacaacttcttcaactggccCACTTTGCGACATAGCCGTCTTATTGTACTTGCAGTTGCAAACACCATGGACCTTCCTGAAAGAACCCTCAGCAATAAGATCAGCAGTCGACTAG GTCTAACACGTATCACATTCCCTGGTTACAATCACGAACAACTGATGAAGATCATTCAGTCACGACTAGAAGGAGTTCCTGGAAATATCGTAGATCCGGACGCTATACAGTTCGCTAGCCGAAAGGTAGCCGCAGTCAGTGGTGACGCCCGGAGGGCCCTTGACATATGCCGCCGAGCTGTAGAGCTCGCCGAGGCTGATGCTCCTAGTGATCCCGCAACTCCAAGCAAGCGAGACAGTCAAACGCAGCCCAAAGGTTCAGGTCGTGTTACGATTGCGACaatcaagaaggccatcaaCGAGGCAACCACTAATCCCATCCAACAACACCTTCGAAGCCTGCCTTTGATGTCCAAGCTTGTCATGGCAGCCCTTTTGCTGCGAATTCGAAGAACAGGTCTTGCCGAGACAACCTTTGGGGATACCCTCGATGAGATACACCGTGCCTGCCTTCGAGCTCCAGCAGCGCTTCCAGGGGTAGCAGCAGTTCTCAATAATGGCCTGAAAGGAACGCAGATAGGAAGTCAGCGCCCAATGACCAGACCCGGTCACATTCACACAGCGGCGCTCGAATTAGTAGCAGCCGGCCTGATTAACCTTGAAGCTCAGCGCGCAGAGAGATCCAGTAAGCTCCGTCTTTCTATTGCAGACGATGAAGTGAAGATGGCCCTCCGTGATGACGGAGACCTTAAGGCTTTGGGTATCGGTGTATAA